GAGAGAAGCAGAGGGTCGCCATCGCCAGAACCATCCTAAAGGCACCACAGATCGTCCTCCTGGATGAGGTATGTGCAGGAGATGTAGCTCGTAGCTCTCGGAAACGTGTTGGAGGTCAGTTCATTAGCAGTTTTATAACCTGTTCTCTCTACAGGCCACATCTGCCCTGGACACTCAGACAGAGCGCAACATCCAGGCCTCCCTGAATAAAGTCTGTGCCAATCGTACGACTGTCGTTGTCGCTCACAGGTGAGACGCATAAAcagatgttgttgtgttttattaaatCCATTGTCTTCACAGATGAGTCACTTTCTTTTGTAAATATACAAGGTTGTCCACCATCATTGGAGCAGACCAGATCCTGGTCATCAGCGATGGCCGCATCGCTGAGCGAGGAGGGTAAGTGCCCCTCATTGATCTGTACTGTCGACCACAGCACGTCCTCCTCATTTAAAGCATCCCTCCTTCTCAGACACGATGAGCTGCTGCTCAAAGGAGGCCTGTATGCAGACATGtggatgaagcagcagcaggcccaGGACTCGGATTCCTCCTCTTCAGAGACAGAAGCCAAAGACCGCAAGTCTGAGAAGCTGCAGCCACCATCCACCTCTTCAGGCCACCATGGCCACTGAATGTATTTATTGCAAGGCAGACGTGTTATTTATATGTACAGACTTTTTAATATTATGTGCAATTACAGATGAGGAAGAGAGACGAAGGTGCCTTTTATAGTGAGGACAATACTTTTAGATGTATCAAATGTGATGTACTTTATATCCAAGGTGTTAGAACCGAACAGGACAATGATAGAAACACTCCTACCTTATATTTCTGTATTTACATTAAACACTGACATTTTGCAGCATCAGATTGATCAACTTCTGAACAGGAATCTCTTCCTGGTCAAACTTTTAATTTCTGCCTTTAGTAAGTCATAGATTATCTAAGGATACAAATGGAAGAAAttacaagaaatgaaaaaaagctTCGACATTGAGTCATCTTGCACTGCGGCCAGTGGTTCTGTATCCTGCTGAATAATACGTGACTACCAATGAATCTATATTCAACCTGTCAgggagtttgtttttgttttgtatgtgtttttttaagcttttgGTAGTTGTATTTCAAGCAATGCTGGTGTTAATTTATTAtaaatgaggtgtgtgtgtgtgtgtgtgcgtttcatCATCCTGTTTCTAAATTGAAATATAAAGATGTATGTAAGAAATAACTGTTATTCTCATATAAATGTAAGTATATGCAGTTATAAACAGTAGTTTGCTGTCTTAAAAACATTGGGTGctgagcttttctttttttacagtaatATAATGAGAATAATAAAGTAGGACGTGATTTTACTTGAATAATCTCATATTAGTCAAAATAAATACAGCTTTTACAACTGGCACTGTGTTGCACTAGTGCGCCCCCTGCAGGTGTTTGCTGTGTACGTCCCTGAAAAAACGAGGCTGCAGACGTCACTGGCTGTCCCCGGTCAGGGCGTGTTGGTTGCTAGCTGAGCTTCAGGCTGGGGCAGGCCAAACTCGACTTTCTAATACTGAACGGACTAATGATTAATATACAGTAGATATGGATTTCGACGCCTTATTTAACGAAAAGACATTTCAGTTTTCTGACTTCCAAGAGTTCACGGTATGTCGTTATGCTAATACTACTGTAGGtcaactaagctaagctaggctagGCTAAGCTAAATTACGTCAAGCGCTTTACTTGGCGTATATATCTTGTGTAAACTTTGGGTCTTCCTCTTGCCAAGTGATGTATTTTAACTGTGTTTTGGAacactgtgtttacattttaaaaaaatatattagcTGTTACAACGCTTGCTAGTTTCttcgctgctgttgtttttaggcTGTTTTCCAAGCCTAGGCTGTAGGCCTAATGTAAGTTTTGCTAACTTGTTAGCATGTTCTGTTATTGACAGGTGTTTAAACGCATACCGTCACATATTAATTCATTTCTGAACATATGTATTCGCTTATAGATGGTGTATAGACGAGGTTACGTTGCGTATTACTTCCAACCTGACGCTGGCTTTTCTACTGTAGTTAGCCACAACAACTTTTAAGCTAATATTTGTAGCTTATGTTTCTCTTTACAGTTTCTTCCTGGACATCAAAAGTTGACTGAACGAGTGAGAAAGCGACTTTATTATGGCCTGGATAAGGATGTTTCTTTGGATGCCCTGTCTGGCCCGGTTACAGGTCTGCACAATTACTTGCTGTAATTCAGTGGaagaaaatgtatatttttaagcCTTGCATTTCACATGTTGACATTATATGTGTTGAATGTCTTTATTTTGTGGGATTCTAGATATTGCTGTCGAAATCTTTCAGAAGTCTGCCCCAAGCCCAATAAAAAAGCTCCAGAAGAAATATGCTACTCATGTCGCCAGGTTTGTACtccaataataaataatgaaattatAAATAGTATATTGTGCTGACAATAATTCATCTAAAAGGGTGTTATTGTTTTCCTCAGGGAGGCTTGCATCTCTCCGTGTGCCATGATGCTGGCACTAGTTTACATAGAAAGGCTCCGACATAGAAACCCTGAATACCTGCAGAAGAtctcctcctctgacctcttccTGATCTCaatggtttgtgtttgtgttaaatgtGCCACAGTATTATTAACGTGATCAATGTCAGAGCAAAGTGTCCTTTTTTACAGGCTGATCATTTCTCACTTTGCTTTAGATGGTTGCCAGCAAGTACCTGTacgatgaaggagaggaagaagaggtttTCAATGATGAGTGGGGAGCAGCTGGGAAACTGGACGTCCAAACAGTCAATAACCTGGAGATGAAGTTCTTGAATGCCATTGTAAGTGTGTTTtgaggctgcatgtgtgtgttttgtcatgtCTGCTATCTTAATCCTGCTATTTTCTCTTGTAGGAGTGGAGCCTCTTCACAGAGCCAAATgacttttttgacattttaagtCACATGGAAACCAGGTTTGTGATCAGACCCTCAAAGTCTCAAATTGATGGATCCGTTTGATGATTCTGGTTTTTGACTCTGGTCTAATTAATTCCAGCATTGCGGAGCGGCAGGGGCTGAAACGTGGCTGGTTCACTTACACTGacctctgtgtgctgctggagCACTCTGCATGGAGTCAAGCCTTCGCAGCCATCTACCAACACTTTACGAAGGTAAGAATAAATATAAAGAAGGGATTATAGAGATTATACATATTTTGTAACAAGAGAACCAAGACTAAAATTCACAATGTATTATGAATTAAGGGTTGATGCTCATTTGCAATTTCAGGTGTCCTGTATGCTCAGCCTGGTCTATCTCACTAGTGTGGCCTGCCTCATCGCCACCAGTGCTGTGATGCACCAGCTCAGTCTCTCTAGATGCAGCCAGTCTCTTCCTCCATCCGCAGGCGAGCTCATTCTCAATCCAGAGGCACCTGCTCAAACCCATCGTCTCCCCTGCTGCGTTCTGGCCAACAAGAGTTTGAACCCTCAGACCGGTGTGTTCGAGACTAGTGAGCAACACAGACAGAGCCC
This region of Parambassis ranga chromosome 2, fParRan2.1, whole genome shotgun sequence genomic DNA includes:
- the cnppd1 gene encoding protein CNPPD1 isoform X2, whose product is MDFDALFNEKTFQFSDFQEFTFLPGHQKLTERVRKRLYYGLDKDVSLDALSGPVTDIAVEIFQKSAPSPIKKLQKKYATHVAREACISPCAMMLALVYIERLRHRNPEYLQKISSSDLFLISMMVASKYLYDEGEEEEVFNDEWGAAGKLDVQTVNNLEMKFLNAIEWSLFTEPNDFFDILSHMETSIAERQGLKRGWFTYTDLCVLLEHSAWSQAFAAIYQHFTKVSCMLSLVYLTSVACLIATSAVMHQLSLSRCSQSLPPSAGELILNPEAPAQTHRLPCCVLANKSLNPQTGVFETSEQHRQSPPASQSWSAGSFICPGYPATLPPPQCGLRNTSTILIHGSLDNNQHRASWLAYSLSGAVAPTLNSDLGGFPPVTLRPCHLESLLPADKVHALLVPG
- the cnppd1 gene encoding protein CNPPD1 isoform X1, with translation MDFDALFNEKTFQFSDFQEFTFLPGHQKLTERVRKRLYYGLDKDVSLDALSGPVTDIAVEIFQKSAPSPIKKLQKKYATHVAREACISPCAMMLALVYIERLRHRNPEYLQKISSSDLFLISMMVASKYLYDEGEEEEVFNDEWGAAGKLDVQTVNNLEMKFLNAIEWSLFTEPNDFFDILSHMETSIAERQGLKRGWFTYTDLCVLLEHSAWSQAFAAIYQHFTKVSCMLSLVYLTSVACLIATSAVMHQLSLSRCSQSLPPSAGELILNPEAPAQTHRLPCCVLANKSLNPQTGVFETSEQHRQSPPSVPTQTSVFCLWGSLLASVGHAHPETKPEASQSWSAGSFICPGYPATLPPPQCGLRNTSTILIHGSLDNNQHRASWLAYSLSGAVAPTLNSDLGGFPPVTLRPCHLESLLPADKVHALLVPG